aaaaaaaaaacgctgaGACAGTAGTTTTCATTTGTCAAGTTAGCACTTGTCCACTCCTCAGAAGATGGTTTGAACTTCGGTGACTGCAAGTGTGAAAGGGTCGAGCGCATGGCTCACTTTGCCTAAAAtctatttcttcattttttactTGTTTTACGCATGTTATACGAGTATAGTTTTGCCTAATCATTTATTCATTATTTTCTCCATTCTTCTtgtaaatgtttattttatttgtagtcTACGTTTGTCATCTACACATTTAAATTTACTCATACACTAACATTACtaagtttgaatctgatttttcttcTTGAATATACTTATGATCTGAAAGATAGCATGACTGACGACTACATAATACAAACTATGCTATAAATCTGTCTTTTTTGGTAGtattatattttgaactttataattatatatttagtgtTTGTGTTAATAGATGTGTTTGATTATTTTGGTTAGTGTCAGCTCCACATCACAAAGCCTAATATGTGGGTCATAATCACCCGTCAAACTTTTGGGTGGAAAATCAAATTACCCACCTTTTGTATACCAACGGACAACGGTGACGCAGAAAAATCTCAACGAATGAATACTTTCCACTTTTGAAAAACCCTTTATATCAAAAAGTATACAATCTGACGCGAACTCGTTTTCAGTTCTGTCTGAAACTGCTGGAAAGATTCGGTTAAAGTGAGATTTgcctgtttaaaaaaaaaaaacttcaactgGATTAGTATACACCGTCCAAAAGCATAAACGATGACGATTTGTAGGATAGATACTGACCCTAATTCgatacaaaagaaagaaacaaagaatataccccaaaaaaaaagacgaaAGATTATACCTAAAACTTAAAAGGCGACCCCACGCGTTAAGTGCTTTCTTGTTAACCTGACGTAAAAGTAAAGAAACGTGGCCAAAAGATAACGATGGATAACAACAGCATAGAGAATTCAATTTTCATAACAACCAAAAATAAAAGCAAAGGAAATATCTTCAattacagaaagaaaaaaacgattCATTCCTGTTACTTATCCATTTACTGAATAGATGGTGACTGAAATTGAAAGCATAcatatcaaactttttttttgttttcatctaCAAGCTAAGGCACAAAAAATATCTGCATCAATATGATCATGATGAACTGATCTTCTTGTATGGTAGGGGTgagcactttacccgatatccgaagtggcacctgaacccgatccgaaaaacccgaaccgaaatccgaaccgaagtagcaaaatacccgaacgggtattgaataagaagagattggatacccgaacccgaacggataatacccgaacccgaatggatatccgaagataaccgaacatatgtataattaactttatatttctagtttatatctctcattttatataaaatatttatattgatactacacatactttaagttcatatgatatacatacaattacggaaaaaatgatttgttaatcacttaaaatgcatgtcaagttttttattttaaaaattaacaaaaacttacgtaaaaaaaaactaaattaatgtctttttagttttaaaatgttatgtcaaaatctattaaccattcaatctattaaaaatagaaaattagttaactaaaagttatatttttaaatacaacaaacttgagaaatgaaaattttaattttttttttcaaaatctaaatatccgaacccgatccgaaataaccgaatccgaactaaaaatacccgaacccgacccgaagtacagaaatacccgaacgggttctagacctctataccgaaatacccgaaaatccgaaatacccgatccaaacccgaacgggtacccgaacgcccacccctattgTATGGTTTAAGACCCATTAAATTGTTTGGTGGCATCTGCAGAGAATATGGAATACGTACAAGCACCAGACTCTTTCCGCGAGCTCACCTAGAACATGTAAACACAATACTATCAATGTCATTGCATAAAATATCCCGCAGgaagtttatataatttaaggCATAGTTGTTGATAAAATGATCTGGACAGGTAAAACGAAAGGTTAAGTTACTATGTAGTTGTCTGTAACTTACAGTCCTTATGCTCCTTTAGATCTTTATCGCAGCTACAACATCTGCAGAAGACAAGGAGATaggtatatatattttggtttctAGCTTCTGTTTACTTATGCGAAACTGATGTTTGGAGAGAAACTTAACCTGGTTGCTGAGAGGTCTAGTTTCAACTGTTTCTCCATTCCGCCAAAATACAGAGCAAAAAGTGGTGACCTGTGACACACCATCATTCACTTATTATAGTAAATGACTTATGATTATATTTAATGTCACAATGATGAATTGTACCATGGTGGAATTGCAGCTGCGGTAAGGGCAGAAGGCAATTTCCAGAGGTGATGAGAACGATTCTTTAATATATCTGTTAGATACTCAAGAATCTCTTCAACCTATTCAAGATGAAACCAAGAAAGTTAGAAAACCTAGTTTACATATAGCAAAAAGGTCAATAAATGGTTGTAGTTCATAAAAAATACCTTTGAAGTCAAAGCGATCTCATTCTGTTTTAAACCTTTAGATTTTTGAAGAAGTAGCTTACACAACTCCTCGTATTGTTCTGACACGGTGACAGTTTTGTAAGAAACTGACATGATACCTTCGATTAAATGAGTCCATCTGCTTGTTACGCATCCTAGTAACAGTAGCTCCTGCTCTTCAGCAATACCACCACAAGAGTTCAACTTGAGAGTACACAAAAGAAACCAAATGGGTATATACTGAGTTCGACTTACAATCTTTTCCACGAATATATCCTCTTTGTTCTCAGCTGAAACGTGCAGCCTTCTCAACACCTCTGCCCACTGAGCTCTCGGTGCAGAAAATATCAAGCTGGCTCCCGATACCAATCTCAAAGTTCTCTTACTCAGAAAATAAGACAAACCTTTTGATTGCCATTTGTTCCATGTTACAAGCTCAATAGGCTGTTGTACTCcactaagaaaaaaaagaatggcATCAAAGACCACAATAGTAAATGCTATATCTAAGGCTTCAAAACCGTACATACCCCAACAAAGTTGTGTCCTTGTCTTGTTTGGAAAGGATCTTCAAACCAGTCTCAAGCTCTGATACACGTGACACAACAGCTTGCCTCTCACTGAGCTTCCCATCAATTACGTCTATAATGCCCTCACCGGACTCCACAGCTGCTACCAGAACAACTTGGAGTTGCGTATCCTTCAACGTTGAGTTATTCATCAAATGCTCTAGGAGAAACTCTCTTCCCTTTGAGAGAGTATCTGACGACAGATTCTCCATACCCTGCAAGTCAGAACCCACCTGTCACTTCAACAATGATCAAAGATGAGCCAAAACCAAAGCAGCAACCTTTGGGAACAAGGGGTTCGATTTCATCTCTGATATAGCTTCCTCAACCTCACTAACAGTTTCCCCAAATCTCTCTGAACTATTAATGCTTCTTAAcatctacaacaaaaaaaaaggattccTTTCTCCCATAAACAAAACGAAAGCGATGATTTTGAGAGGGAGAGTTAAGAGTGAAACCAACGTTTTCGAAGAAGAGACCCCATTGAAGAGCTTTCCTGCAATTCTCGGCGTCCCAGTGAGCGGGAACGCCAGAAGATTGAAACCCAGATGCGAGGATGAGCAAATCTACAAACCCTTTCAGTAGCTTCGTGAAATCTTCCTTGGAAATTTCTGGGTAATTCCAGACCATTTCTCCTTTTTTTCTAATTCGATTCGAGCGAGATGAACCCTAATTCGCAAAAGCACAAGGGAGTAGACGGATCTGCCTGCAGTGCGGCATGATCGGTGGATCACTGAGATTTTTGTTTTGGCTTCCCGCGCTTTCGTGCCCTAGAGAGGGAAGAGGTGATTCTGTATTTCTGAACCTTTTGGTTTTCCATGGAAGAACTTTGTGACGTTTTCATGTTTTGACAACTACACGATGTTTAATAGCACCCGtgaactgaaccgaaccgagtCGGTGCAACATTTCGGTTGATATGGACAAGTCCTACTGATATTAGTAATCTGCATTTTATCACAATGATATcacataagaaaaaacaaattaaaaataatatttattggaccttgaaataacattaaaaacaaaattactcTACATTCTAAATTTCAACTCTAATCTCGGTTCTAATGTTAAACCTTAAATTTAAtcatctaatttttaaaaaagcttTTGAGTGGCGTTTGAATAACACACTCCCTCTCCTAATTTACTCTAATCAATAATCTTGTAGTCACTGTGGGTGGAGATTCAACGACATACGGTGGCTCTATTGGAGTTGCTAGGGTCACCCTCACTCGGAATATGCTCTACTTGACGGATTAACTAACTTTCTAAAGAGTCATGGCGGTATCTCTCTCCATGTGGCTAACCGGACGGGTCTATTCACGATAGACCACTATAAGATCTGTTTCCTCTAGTGGCTCGTCGGTTATTCTGTGTGTGCTCGCTGTTCTGAGGACGATAGTGAGACCACCGACTTCTGCTAGTTAATCATCAGAGCTCAGATCGATCTCTGTTTGTCGTGAGGGTTTTGGTGTTGGCGGATCTGTTTTCCAGGATAGCGGTTTCTGGTAACTTGTTTCTCGTCGGTCTGGAATCCTCGCTCATGTGCTCGTAGGGATTTAGATATGTGAAGCTTCAAACTTGTGAAACGAAGAATATTTTTCTCAGTAAACGACGGTTAAAGTTAAAAGACGTCTTCCATCGATGTCAGCATTTTATGTCTGCGGGATCCTCCAGTGCGTGATCTCTGGTTGATGGTGACAGAACGGTTTGGGATTGGACAACCTGAGCTAGTGAAGCCCGAAGATCTGATGAACATTGTGTCCAACCGGAGTAGGAAGCTTCAGTTTCCTCTATGCTTTCTTTCCTAGGACTTATATCTTCTATGCTTTTGATTTgtgttgtagtttttttttggatttttcacTTGTAACCTAGGTTACACCGTTTTCCAGTACACTAGAAGTTGTAGCTTTCCGATGTTCGTTTTGGGATGAaatgaatatataatatttattaaaaaatatctaaagcATAAATGTAAAAACACG
The nucleotide sequence above comes from Brassica napus cultivar Da-Ae chromosome A9, Da-Ae, whole genome shotgun sequence. Encoded proteins:
- the LOC106417759 gene encoding uncharacterized protein LOC106417759 isoform X1, giving the protein MVWNYPEISKEDFTKLLKGFVDLLILASGFQSSGVPAHWDAENCRKALQWGLFFENMLRSINSSERFGETVSEVEEAISEMKSNPLFPKGMENLSSDTLSKGREFLLEHLMNNSTLKDTQLQVVLVAAVESGEGIIDVIDGKLSERQAVVSRVSELETGLKILSKQDKDTTLLGGVQQPIELVTWNKWQSKGLSYFLSKRTLRLVSGASLIFSAPRAQWAEVLRRLHVSAENKEDIFVEKIELLLLGCVTSRWTHLIEGIMSVSYKTVTVSEQYEELCKLLLQKSKGLKQNEIALTSKVEEILEYLTDILKNRSHHLWKLPSALTAAAIPPWSPLFALYFGGMEKQLKLDLSATRCCSCDKDLKEHKDCELAERVWCLYVFHILCRCHQTI
- the LOC106417759 gene encoding uncharacterized protein LOC106417759 isoform X2, with protein sequence MVWNYPEISKEDFTKLLKGFVDLLILASGFQSSGVPAHWDAENCRKALQWGLFFENGMENLSSDTLSKGREFLLEHLMNNSTLKDTQLQVVLVAAVESGEGIIDVIDGKLSERQAVVSRVSELETGLKILSKQDKDTTLLGGVQQPIELVTWNKWQSKGLSYFLSKRTLRLVSGASLIFSAPRAQWAEVLRRLHVSAENKEDIFVEKIELLLLGCVTSRWTHLIEGIMSVSYKTVTVSEQYEELCKLLLQKSKGLKQNEIALTSKVEEILEYLTDILKNRSHHLWKLPSALTAAAIPPWSPLFALYFGGMEKQLKLDLSATRCCSCDKDLKEHKDCELAERVWCLYVFHILCRCHQTI